In Phyllopteryx taeniolatus isolate TA_2022b chromosome 6, UOR_Ptae_1.2, whole genome shotgun sequence, one genomic interval encodes:
- the zgc:174888 gene encoding uncharacterized protein zgc:174888, translated as MSLPVLLLLSLLTVQCGGCDWEVVKNVKTAIDANPTGFRTVFPKDYKVLHHYTKSMLCDTDPCCVFPAAIVLLESWNVLLKNLWDEHLNHSLIFDLKQTLDIIIRKNKNTERLRDELDPSQFPPLKSSPEELLNLTSELFTRWLEVGCSPSMEICKLPTLPPSAEKVYSLSRVRLLTTRAISSSMEEAELARMKDVIQPTSSRGPTSLSMHPAYVWSLLLFRLYWWLLP; from the exons ATGTCACTGCCAG TTTTGCTCTTGCTATCACTCTTGACTGTCCAATGTGGTGGATGTGACTGGGAGGTGGTAAAGAACGTTAAGACGGCTATCGACGCAAACCCCACCGGATTT CGGACCGTATTTCCCAAAGATTACAAAGTGTTGCACCACTACACAAAAAGCATGCTGTGTGACACCGATCCG TGTTGTGTGTTCCCTGCGGCAATAGTCCTCCTAGAATCCTGGAATGTCCTTTTGAAAAATCTCTGGGATGAGCACTTAAATCACTCCTTGATCTTCGACCTAAAGCAGACACTGGATATAATCATCAGaaagaataaaaacacagaG AGGTTACGGGATGAGTTGGACCCATCCCAGTTTCCCCCACTCAAATCCTCTCCTGAGGAGCTCCTCAACCTCACGTCGGAGTTGTTCACCCGGTGGCTAGAGGTCGGATGCTCTCCCTCCATGGAAATCTGCAAGCTACCCACTCTGCCCCCCTCTGCCGAGAAGGTGTACAGTCTGTCCAGAGTCCGACTCCTGACGACTCGGGCCATCAGCAGCAGCATGGAGGAGGCCGAGCTGGCCCGGATGAAAGACGTTATCCAGCCTACGTCCAGCCGTGGTCCGACCTCGCTCTCCATGCATCCTGCCTATGTATGGAGCCTTCTTCTGTTCAGACTCTACTGGTGGTTGTTGCCATAG